One part of the Thermanaeromonas sp. C210 genome encodes these proteins:
- a CDS encoding DUF3368 domain-containing protein — MKVVSNSTPLIALARIKQVNLLHAVFGRIIIPQGVYNEVVLQGTELPGVKEIREATWIETLQVQNALAVSLLRTDLDRGEAEAIVLAKEVKADYLLVDEKKARRIARNSGLRIMGTLGVVALGVKKGLLPAIDPILDSLEQNGFRFSERVRTKIKEAIGK, encoded by the coding sequence ATGAAAGTGGTCTCTAACTCGACACCACTTATTGCTTTAGCCCGGATTAAGCAAGTAAACCTCCTGCATGCCGTATTCGGACGAATTATTATTCCTCAAGGTGTATACAATGAAGTGGTATTACAGGGAACTGAACTTCCCGGTGTGAAAGAAATCAGAGAAGCTACCTGGATCGAGACCCTCCAAGTACAAAACGCTCTGGCGGTTTCCTTACTTAGAACCGACCTTGATCGGGGAGAAGCGGAAGCCATCGTTTTAGCCAAGGAAGTTAAGGCGGATTATCTTTTAGTTGATGAGAAAAAAGCCCGACGTATCGCCAGAAACTCGGGCTTAAGGATTATGGGTACCTTAGGCGTTGTGGCGCTTGGTGTAAAAAAGGGGTTATTGCCTGCTATTGATCCAATCCTCGATAGCCTGGAACAGAATGGGTTCCGCTTTAGCGAAAGGGTAAGAACAAAAATTAAGGAAGCAATTGGGAAATAA
- a CDS encoding UPF0175 family protein codes for MPDQTIRIDLELPKELFIKGRASAQRVKMEALKRLVATFYADGSLSLGKAAELANVSKQEFLDFLAAHNIPLNYDLDELEEDLATVKEFLQNESGL; via the coding sequence ATGCCGGACCAAACTATAAGGATTGATCTCGAGTTGCCAAAAGAACTGTTCATCAAAGGCCGGGCATCGGCTCAACGGGTAAAAATGGAGGCCTTGAAGAGGCTGGTGGCAACCTTTTACGCAGATGGGAGTTTATCCCTGGGCAAGGCGGCGGAACTGGCCAACGTTTCCAAACAGGAATTCCTCGATTTCTTGGCCGCACATAACATTCCTCTCAATTATGATCTCGACGAGCTAGAGGAAGACTTGGCGACCGTTAAGGAGTTTTTGCAAAATGAAAGTGGTCTCTAA